From one Odontesthes bonariensis isolate fOdoBon6 chromosome 14, fOdoBon6.hap1, whole genome shotgun sequence genomic stretch:
- the LOC142398214 gene encoding gap junction delta-4 protein-like, giving the protein MGPIDLFFITICHNVSFVGKIWWILMLLSRLLVLLLAGFTLFGDEQERFICNTIQPGCSNVCFDAFAPISVLRLWLIHLILLSLAHLMFATYVMHKVWSFSYFQGFCCDGSRRGSPFTLENSSREALVHKAPLHELPREWGVPRFYCAHLLVVILQMLLEAICCAGQFYLFGMTVPKSFLCYEAPCTSGVECYISRPTEKTLMLNFMLVVASLSVLLSLADFVSSVKGIVSWRRKGDKLMEEISKGEQSSMLTTTTVTEDTDTLLVQRISPAVSSKVNGLKDKRCAIELNDELLNTKMNGGQALKTWKSANEGSKESKDGRMDGSPPPSSISSSVPSQLNPPVPQRKTTAMGFKKLGQYTPFGKNSGQPSGSLPQDKRAWV; this is encoded by the exons ATGGGACCGATCGATCTATTCTTCATCACTATATGTCATAATGTGTCTTTCGTTG GTAAAATCTGGTGGATTCTGATGCTGCTTTCGCGCCTGCTCGTTCTCCTGCTGGCTGGCTTCACGCTCTTCGGTGACGAGCAGGAGAGATTCATCTGCAACACCATCCAGCCGGGCTGCTCTAACGTGTGCTTTGACGCGTTCGCTCCCATATCCGTCCTCCGCCTCTGGCTCATCCATCTCATTCTTCTCAGTCTCGCCCATTTGATGTTTGCAACCTATGTCATGCATAAAGTTTGgtcattttcttattttcaagGCTTCTGTTGCGACGGGAGTCGAAGAGGCTCGCCTTTCACCCTCGAGAACTCCTCCAGAGAAGCGTTGGTGCATAAAGCCCCGCTCCATGAGCTCCCGCGTGAATGGGGAGTGCCGCGGTTTTACTGCGCTCACCTCCTGGTTGTAATTCTGCAGATGCTTCTTGAGGCCATTTGTTGTGCAGGCCAGTTCTATCTCTTTGGCATGACAGTTCCTAAGAGTTTCCTGTGTTACGAGGCTCCCTGCACATCTGGAGTTGAATGCTACATCTCCAGACCGACTGAGAAGACCTTAATGCTCAACTTCATGCTCGTTGTTGCGTCCTTGTCCGTTCTTCTGAGTTTGGCTGACTTCGTGAGCTCAGTCAAGGGGATCGTGAGTTGGAGAAGGAAGGGTGACAAGCTGATGGAGGAAATAAgtaaaggagagcagagcagcaTGTTAACAACCACGACGGTAACAGAGGACACTGATACTCTTTTAGTCCAGAGAATCAGCCCAGCCGTAAGCTCAAAGGTGAATGGTCTCAAAGATAAAAGATGTGCCATTGAGCTGAATGATGAGCTTCTTAATACAAAGATGAATGGTGGTCAAGCACTTAAAACTTGGAAATCTGCTAATGAGGGGAGCAAAGAAAGCAAAGATGGCAGAATGGATGGGTCTCCGCCTCCTTCTTCAATAAGTTCTTCAGTACCAAGTCAATTAAACCCTCCAGTACCTCAGAGGAAGACAACAGCCATGGGTTTCAAAAAGTTGGGCCAGTATACTCCATTTGGGAAAAACTCAGGACAACCATCTGGCAGTCTGCCACAGGACAAGAGAGCGTGGGTGTAA